The following proteins come from a genomic window of Meles meles chromosome 1, mMelMel3.1 paternal haplotype, whole genome shotgun sequence:
- the PIGV gene encoding GPI mannosyltransferase 2 yields MWPLDPSRKEVLRFAVSCRVLTLVLQALFNAIIPDHHAEAFSPPRLTPSGSVDQIVEGLLGGLSHWDAEHFLFIAERGYLYEHNFAFFPGFPLALLVGAELLRPLWPLLNLRSRLLISVALLNSLFSVLAALALHDLGCLVLRCPCQAFYGALLFCLSPANVFLAAGYSEALFALLTFSAMGQLERGRSWTSGLLFALATGVRSNGLVNIGFLVYSQCQGFLSSPMVLNPLRPLLKLMGSVFLSVFTLGLPFALFQYYGYTQFCLSGSVRPIPEPLRQLAMDKGYRTVEGNEPPWCSWELPLIYSYIQDIYWNVGFLRYYELKQVPNFLLATPMAMLVAWATWTYVTTHPWLCVTLGMQRSKNSKTPEQPGRGFLSPRVFVYLVHAAALALFGGLCMHVQVLTRFLGSSTPLVYWFPAYLLHNQEPLLRSLETVPWKPRVGDSLQGQMVPRNSIMGLLYSWKTCSLVTRCILGYFLSYWLLGLLLHCNFLPWT; encoded by the exons GCTCTCTTCAATGCCATCATCCCCGATCACCATGCAGAAGCCTTCTCTCCTCCTCGCCTCACCCCCTCAGGCTCCGTGGACCAAATTGTCGAAGGTCTTCTGGGTGGCCTGTCTCACTGGGATGCTGAACACTTCCTATTCATTGCTGAGCGTGGCTATCTGTATGAGCACAACTTCGCCTTCTTCCCTGGCTTCCCCCTGGCTCTCTTGGTAGGAGCTGAACTACTGAGGCCCCTGTGGCCATTGCTGAACCTACGAAGTCGCCTGTTAATCTCAGTAGCACTGCTCAATTCCTTGTTCTCCGTGCTGGCTGCTCTCGCACTTCACGACCTGGGCTGTCTCGTTTTGCGCTGTCCCTGCCAGGCCTTTTATGGAGCCCTACTCTTCTGCCTCAGCCCCGCCAACGTCTTCCTGGCAGCTGGTTACTCAGAAGCTTTGTTTGCCCTCCTGACGTTCAGTGCCATGGGACAGCTGGAAAGGGGCCGAAGCTGGACTAGTGGCCTCCTCTTTGCCCTTGCCACTGGCGTACGCTCCAACGGGCTGGTCAACATTGGCTTCCTCGTATATTCTCAGTGCCAAGGCTTTCTGTCCTCTCCCATGGTGCTGAATCCTCTGAGACCACTCTTGAAACTGATGGGCTCTGTATTCCTGTCTGTGTTCACGCTTGGCCTTCCCTTTGCTCTCTTTCAGTATTATGGCTATACCCAATTCTGTCTGTCAGGCTCAGTCCGCCCCATCCCAGAGCCCTTGCGGCAGTTAGCCATGGACAAGGGTTACCGGACCGTGGAGGGAAATGAGCCGCCTTGGTGCTCCTGGGAACTGCCCCTAATATATAGCTATATCCAGGATATCTACTGGAATGTTGGCTTTTTGAGATACTATGAGCTCAAGCAGGTGCCCAATTTCCTCCTGGCCACACCCATGGCTATGCTGGTTGCCTGGGCAACATGGACATATGTGACCACACACCCTTGGCTCTGCGTTACGCTTGGGATGCAAAGGAGCAAGAACAGTAAGACCCCAGAGCAACCCGGCCGGGGATTCCTCAGCCCTCGGGTGTTTGTGTACCTGGTCCATGCCGCGGCGCTGGCGCTGTTTGGCGGTCTCTGCATGCACGTTCAG GTTCTCACCAGGTTTCTGGGTTCCTCCACTCCTCTCGTGTACTGGTTTCCAGCTTATTTGCTTCATAATCAGGAGCCACTGCTGAGATCCCTAGAGACCGTGCCTTGGAAGCCCCGTGTAGGGGACTCCCTACAAGGACAAATGGTCCCCAGAAATTCCATCATGGGACTTTTATACAGCTGGAAAACCTGTTCTCTAGTCACACGATGCATTCTGGGCTACTTCCTGTCTTACTGGCTCCTGGGACTGCTCCTACATTGCAACTTCCTACCTTGGACATGA